From Microplitis mediator isolate UGA2020A chromosome 11, iyMicMedi2.1, whole genome shotgun sequence, one genomic window encodes:
- the LOC130677644 gene encoding uncharacterized protein LOC130677644 produces the protein MRNLHSYSIFIFIIFIIINCDISCCQSITTNLPTISTSLSSISMSPSSILTSPSSISMSPSSISTSPSSILTSPPSISTNPSSISTSPSSISTSPSSISTSPSTTSTISSTTISPCQGQYGRTANTTDPTCQAYMICVPNGTSYTIYRMKCPNTLVFRPTTKTCVTTAMYTCIQIS, from the coding sequence atgagaaactTACACTCTTactctatatttatttttattatatttataattattaattgtgatATAAGTTGTTGCCAAAGTATAACTACTAATCTGCCTACGATTTCAACGAGTCTATCATCGATTTCTATGAGTCCATCATCGATTTTAACGAGTCCATCATCGATTTCAATGAGTCCATCATCGATTTCAACGAGTCCATCATCGATTTTAACGAGTCCACCATCGATTTCAACGAATCCATCATCGATTTCAACGAGCCCATCGTCGATTTCTACGAGTCCTTCATCAATTTCTACTAGCCCATCAACAACTTCAACTATTTCATCAACAACAATAAGTCCTTGTCAAGGACAATACGGAAGAACAGCTAACACAACCGACCCAACATGTCAAGCATACATGATCTGCGTCCCAAATGGTACGAGTTACACAATATACAGAATGAAATGTCCCAATACTCTTGTGTTCAGACCAACAACCAAAACATGTGTCACTACTGCGATGTATACGTGCATACAAATAAGTTAA